Proteins found in one Triticum urartu cultivar G1812 chromosome 4, Tu2.1, whole genome shotgun sequence genomic segment:
- the LOC125554390 gene encoding tyrosine N-monooxygenase-like, protein MLVLLLTFIYLVLRLRRKDSKPHTLPLPPGPAPWPVVGSLPEMMLNKPAFRWIHRTMEEMGTDIVCVRLGGVHVVAVTCPSIAREVLRKQDATFASRPLTFASAAFSRGYKNAVLSPFGDQWRKMRRVLTSEIICPSRHRWLQDRRADEADNLTSYVYNLATAAKGLSLGSGAVDVRHVARHYCGNVIRRLLFGRRYFGEPGRRDGGPGPMEVEHMDALFTSLGLLYAFCVSDYLPWLRGFDLDGHEKMVKEANATMNRLHDAVIDERWGQWKSGERKELDDFLDVLITLKDAEGKPLLTIEEIKAQSQDITFAAVDNPSNAVEWALAEMANAPEVMAKAMEEMDRVVGRERLMQESDIPQLSYAKACIREAFRLHPVAPFNVPHVALADTNVAGYHIPKGSHVILSRTGLGRNPTIWDEPLRFMPERHINTTTDDMALTENKLRFISFSTGRRGCVATSLGTAMCMTLFGRLLQGFTWSKPVGLAAIDLSESEHDVFLAKPLVMCAKPRLPVHLYHAAAI, encoded by the exons ATGCTGGTGCTGTTACTCACCTTCATCTACCTCGTCCTCAGGCTCAGACGCAAGGACAGCAAGCCGCACACGCTCCCGCTCCCGCCAGGCCCAGCGCCGTGGCCGGTGGTGGGCAGCCTCCCGGAGATGATGCTCAACAAGCCCGCGTTCCGGTGGATCCACCGCACGATGGAGGAGATGGGCACCGACATCGTCTGCGTCCGCCTTGGCGGCGTCCACGTCGTCGCCGTCACCTGTCCCAGCATCGCCCGCGAGGTGCTCAGGAAGCAGGACGCCACCTTCGCCTCGCGCCCGCTCACCTTCGCCTCCGCCGCCTTCAGCCGCGGGTACAAGAACGCCGTGCTGTCGCCGTTTGGGGACCAGTGGAGGAAGATGCGCCGCGTGCTCACCTCCGAGATCATCTGCCCCTCCCGCCACCGATGGCTCCAGGACCGCCGCGCCGACGAGGCCGACAACCTCACCAGCTACGTCTACAACCTCGCCACCGCCGCGAAGGGGTTATCGTTGGGCAGTGGCGCCGTGGACGTGCGGCACGTCGCGAGGCACTACTGCGGCAACGTCATCCGCCGGCTCCTCTTCGGCAGGCGGTACTTCGGCGAGCCTGGGCGACGCGATGGTGGGCCGGGGCCCATGGAGGTGGAGCACATGGACGCCTTGTTCACCTCCCTCGGGCTTCTCTATGCTTTCTGCGTCTCCGACTACCTTCCCTGGCTGCGCGGCTTCGACCTCGACGGCCACGAGAAGATGGTCAAGGAGGCCAACGCGACCATGAACCGGCTGCACGACGCCGTCATCGACGAGCGGTGGGGGCAGTGGAAGTCCGGCGAGAGGAAGGAGCTTGATGACTTCCTCGACGTGCTCATCACGCTCAAAGACGCCGAGGGGAAGCCGCTGCTCACCATCGAGGAGATCAAAGCACAGTCTCAG GACATAACCTTTGCAGCCGTTGACAACCCATCCAACGCAGTGGAGTGGGCCCTGGCAGAGATGGCGAATGCGCCGGAGGTGATGGCAAAGGCGATGGAGGAGATGGACCGCGTGGTGGGCCGGGAGCGGCTGATGCAGGAGTCGGATATCCCCCAGCTCAGCTACGCCAAGGCGTGCATCCGAGAAGCATTCCGGCTGCACCCTGTTGCACCTTTCAACGTGCCACATGTTGCACTAGCCGACACCAACGTCGCCGGCTACCACATACCCAAGGGAAGCCATGTCATCCTCAGCCGCACTGGGCTCGGCAGGAACCCGACCATCTGGGATGAGCCTCTCCGCTTCATGCCAGAGCGCCACATTAATACGACCACAGATGATATGGCACTCACAGAGAACAAGCTGAGGTTCATCTCTTTCAGTACCGGCCGTCGTGGGTGCGTCGCGACATCACTTGGGACGGCAATGTGCATGACGCTCTTCGGCAGGCTTCTGCAAGGGTTCACTTGGAGCAAGCCAGTAGGATTGGCAGCTATAGATCTCAGCGAGTCGGAGCATGACGTGTTCCTGGCCAAGCCATTGGTGATGTGTGCTAAGCCGCGTTTGCCGGTGCACCTCTACCACGCTGCCGCCATCTAA
- the LOC125554391 gene encoding uncharacterized protein LOC125554391: MHSRYLTNISKCHDCRESINSTLGRPPSHRRRTLLLSLPPSPLHEAGAGQAHGTAGDCGGGALAAPPSAGERLDLERRPFGRGPSVPARGGTGVVPVVRSDGQQIFGGPWPGMTALAAGGARSGRCHPALISGLLSYGFMLVPAWLPGPWPRVKRMEEIQIRGNPLVGPGRPRRRRRSRAPLFFLETPVYVSSFISPSPPLG, encoded by the exons ATGCATTCCAGATACCTAACAAATATAAGCAAATGCCAT GATTGCAGGGAATCAATTAACTCGACTCTGGGGCGACCACCCTCCCACCGCCGGCgtaccctcctcctctccctccctccctcgccGCTGCATGAGGCTGGCGCCGGGCAAGCCCATGGCACGGccggggactgcggcggcggGGCCCTTGCTGCTCCGCCTAGCGCTGGAGAGAGATTGGATCTGGAGCGGCGGCCCTTCGGGCGAGGCCCCTCTGTGCCGGCGAGAGGCGGGACTGGTGTTGTGCCAGTGGTCCGGTCGGACGGCCAACAGATCTTCGGTGGACCATGGCCTGGCATGACTGCTCTGGCGGCCGGCGGCGCCAGATCTGGCCGCTGTCATCCGGCCCTGATCAGTGGGCTTCTCTCCTACGGGTTCATGTTGGTGCCGGCGTGGTTGCCGGGACCCTGGCCGCGGGTGAAGCGGATGGAGGAGATCCAGATTAGGGGAAACCCCTTGGTAGGCCCCGGCCGGCCGCGCCGCCGACGACGCTCAAGAGCGCCGCTTTTCTTCTTGGAGACGCCGGTCTATGTCAGCTCCTTCATTTCCCCCTCCCCGCCTCTCGGGTGA